ATGGAGCATTCTGAAGTGCCTTGCACGTTCATGACCATGGCAAATCACTCTATGAACCAGGTGTTCATCCGCTCCATCAACACCACGCTCACGTCGATCATCCCGGTATTCGCCATGCTGCTGTTCGGTAGCGAAACGCTGCAGGACTTCGCGTTCGCCATGGTAATCGGCCTGCTCGCCGGTGCGTATTCGTCCATCGCCATCGCCTGCCCGCTGTTCGCCATTTGGAAGTCTCGCGAGGAAAAGAACGTGAACCTCACGAAGAAGTACGGCAACGAGGTCGGTCGCTTTGCCACGTCGCGTGGCTCGCTTACCTATGCTGCTCCCGAAAAGGAAGCGGAAGCGGCGAAGCCCGCTGTGGCCGTAGCCGAAAAGGAAGCTTCCGCTCAGCCGAAGCAGCAGGAGCAGGCCGAGCAGAAATCCGCAGCGCAGATTGCCAAGGAAAAGCGTGCGGCTGCGCGTAAACAGGCGAAGAAAAAGAAGACGCATGAGGCTGCTCAGCCTGAGATTCGCATCGTCGATCGCGAGAAATTCGAAGAGGCGTCCGAGGAGGCTGCGAAGCATACGTCGGAGGGCGCTGAAGAGTAGTCGCTCTTTACGTGGGTCTCTTGAACCGGGCTGGGGTGTACCTGGCCCGGTTTTTTCGTGCCCGCATTACGAGGCCGCAACGGAATTCTTCCTTTGCTGTGGTGCCGCCGCGTGCGCGAGCCGTAGGGGCTGGCAAGGCGCTACTATGGTAGTTGCAATTACGAATACGACCGCGCTATGGCGCGTGAAAGGATAGGGTTATGAGGACTGGAAGCGCACCGAATTTTGCCCCGCCCGAGCAGGAGGGTACGGTCTTTACGTTCGAGGACGAGAAGGGCGAGCAGGTTAACCTGGAGTTCCTGGGCCTCATTCTCATGAACGAGGCTCGTTATGGCTTCTTCTTCCCCGTTACGGAAGACGAGCCCGCATTGTCTTCGGGCGAGATTCTGGTTATGGAAGTCACCGAACTTGACGAAGAGGGCCAGCCCCTGGCATTCGAGCTCGTCACCGAGGAGGATACGGCCATCGCCGCCTATAACGAGTTCAAGATTGCCGCGAAGGACCTGTACGACTTCGAATAGGGCATGAAGTTGGAAGGCCTGGATGGGCCCCGCCTGGCATGTGCCAGTTTGGGGTCATCCAGGCCTTTTCTATTTCATTGGGTTGTGGGGCTATAGCCCTGCCACGCGCATCGCGATAACTGCAACGACGAGGCACGCTACGGCGATTGCCCCGCGCGCGTCGACGCTCGTGAATGCGAGTGGCTTCAGCTTCGTGCGGCCTTCTGCGCCGTGGTAGCAGCGCGCGTCCATGGCCGCGGAAAGCGTTTCAGCATGACGAAACGCGCTGGTAAACAGCGGGATCATGAGGCTTGTCAGGCTCGAGATGCCACCCCTCAGTGGGCTGGTGGCAAGCTTCGCTCCGCGCGAGAGCTGGGCGGCGCGAATGGTGTGTAGCTCGGTAACGAACTGCGGCACGAAGCGCAATGCAATGCCCATGATCATGCTGAACTCATGGGCGGGGAAGCCTATGCGGCGCAGCGGCGCCAGAACCGCTTCGATGCCGTCGGTAAGGTCGAGTGTGGTGGTGGTAAGCGTGAGCAGGCTGGCGTCAATGAGCAGCAGCGTAAGGCGAATGCCCAGGAATACGGCGTTGTGTATGCCTGCTTGGCTGATCTGCAGTGGGCCTGCGGTAACGTAGACCGTGCCGCCTTGCACGAAGAAGACGTTGAGCAGGGCCGTGATGATCACGATGAAGAACAGCGGCCCGATGGAGCGCACGGCCTGGGGCAGGGGAATGCGCGCGATAAGGATGCATGCAAGCAGAAATGCCGCGCAAAGGCCCAATGCGGCGTATGAGCTGGCGCAGAAGATGGCCACCATCACGAGCACCACGAACGTAAGCTTGGCGCGCGAATCCATGCGATGCAGGGGGCTTTCGCCCGACCAGTATTTGCCGAACAGCGCCCTATTCATGGGCTGCCTCGTAGAGCGATGCGATGGCGTCTGCAAGCTCGGCGGCCGTGTAGAGCCCATTATGTGCGGGCAATGCCACGCCTTCGCTGGCTAGGGTGTTTGCCAAGTGCTGCGCTGCGGGCACTCCCAGGCCGATTCCCTTGCAGGCTTCCGCATCAGCGAATACCTCATCGGGCGTGCCGAGCGCGAATTCTTCGCCGCGATTTAGAATGAGGATGCGGTCGCAGAAACGGGCCAGGTCGTCCATGTCGTGCGACACCATGACCACGGTAAGGCCCTCGTTGTGGTGCAGGCGCTGGATGAATGCAAGGAATTCCTCGCGTGCGTGAGGGTCCAGGCCCGCTACGGGCTCGTCTAGGATGAGCGTCTTCGGTTGCATGGCAAGTACGCCCGCAAAGGCAACGCGACGCTGCTGACCTCCCGAAAGCTCGAAGGGACTTATGTCGCGTAGTTGCTCGGGGTCGAGTTCGACGAGTTTCATGGCCTCGGCGTAGCGACGTTCGACTTCCTCGCCGGAAAGGCCCATGTTACGCGGACCGAAGGCTACGTCCTCGAATACCGTTGCGGCGAACAGCTGATGCTCGGGATACTGGAAGACCACGCCTACGTGCGAGCGCGCTTTTGTGGCGGCGTTCTTTTCCGAAATGTCCACGCCATCGACCAGCACGTAGCCACGCGAGGGCTGCAGCAGCCCGTTCATATGCTGAATGAGCGTGCTCTTGCCGCTGCCAGTGTGCCCGGCGATGCCGAAGAACTCGCCGTCGTTCAGGGTGAAGCTCACGTTGTGAAGCGCCCAATAGGCCGAGGGCGCATTGCCCCAGTCGGCGGGTACCTCGGCGGGCTCGTTGCGCTTCTTGCGCGCGCGTTTCCCTTCGGCGGTACGGTACGTATAGCTGACGTTCTGGAATTCGATCATGCCTGGCCGCCTTCCCCCGCGAGCAGCGCGCGTACCTCGCGTGCGAGCTCTTCTTCGGACATGCACACGGGTACGGGTACGCCGCGTTTCTGGAGCAGAAGGCTCATATGCGCTGCGAAGGGCGTGTCCAGATGCAGATGCGCTAGCTTGTCTATCTGGGAAAACACTTGGCTTGGCGTGCCGGAAAGAGCAACGGTGCCTGCCTCCATCACGAATACGCGATCGGCTTGCGCGGCTTCTTCCATGAAGTGGGTGATCATGATGACCGTCATGCCCTCGTCGTTCAGCTCGTGCGCCACGCGCAGCAGGCCCGCACGACCGCGCGGGTCGAGCATGGCGCTTGCTTCGTCGAGGATGAGGATGCGTGGTTGCATGGCGAGCACGCCGGCAATGGCCACGCGTTGTTTCTGCCCGCCCGAAAGGGCCGTGGTCTCGCGGAGCTCGAAGCCCTGCAGGCCCACGCGTTCAAGCGCTTGGGTTACGCGTTCACGTAGTTCGGGATTGGGAATGCCCAGATTTTCCGGGCCAAAGGCAACGTCGTCCTCGATGAGGCTGGCTACCAACTGATCGTCGGGATTCTGGAATACCATGCCCGCCTTGCTGCGGATGAAGTACGTTTCCTGGGCGTCGGACGTGGCGCGACCCAGGACGTGCACCGAGCCCGAATCGGGTGCGAGCAGGGCGTTGACGTGCTTGGCGAGCGTGCTCTTGCCGCTGCCATTGCCACCCAGGATGGCAATGAACTCACCCTCTTGGATTGCGAGGTCGATGCCATTTAGGACCAGGCGTTCGCCGTCGTACGTGAACGTGGCCTCCTGAAAGTCGACTATGGGGCAGGACTGGCTAGTGGCCATAGCTATCGGCCTTTCACCTGGCTCTTCTTAGGCGTGATGAGGTTGCTGATGGACTTGTAGACCACCAAGGTGAGCACCGAGTTGATAACGCTCTTCGCAATGTTGAACGGCAGGAGCGCGGGCAGGATCAGGCCGGCAACCGCTTCCAGGGGCATGCCCAGGTAGAACGGATCGATGATCAGGTTCGACACGATGGCGGCAGCAGTCATGCAGACGATGCCCACGAGCAGGCCGATAACGGCGCCGGCAAACGTATGCTTGCGGGCGTAGATGGCGGCGCTGGGGCCAACCATGGCGATGATGACGATGACGTTCATGAGGCCGCCTACCCAGTCGCCCATGATCATGGCGTGGATAAGCGCGCTTACGATGCCCACGACGATACCGGCTACGGGGCCGTATGCGAAGCCGCTCACCATGGCGGGCATGGCGGAGGCGTCGAATTTCAGCCAGGTGATGCCGGGGATGATAGGGAATTCGATGAAGCTCAGGATCACGCTGATGGCGCACATGAGGGCCATGATTACGAGTTCCTTCGTCTCCCAGCGGTTGGTGTTCTGCATCGTAGGCATGCGGTCTTCTTTCCCTGTGAATGCTTATGATTCGCAAGCGCTCATTATAGCGTAGCCATATGCAGGCATTGGATAGGGAGCGCCTGCCTCCGCATACGACACGGAATGTGCGCTTTATCATGATGGGGTGCGCGAATGGCCGTAAACACGTATACTTTTGACCTGTTATGGATATTATCGCGATACTCAACCAAATTGATGCATTCGTATGGGGGCCGGTCATGATCTGCCTGCTCCTCGGGTCGCATCTTTTCCTGTCGTTCCGTACGGGGTTCATTCAGCGCAAGCTTCCCACGGCCATTAGGCTTTCGGTTGCCCAAGATGAAGACGCTGAAGGCGACGTGAGCCAGTTCGGCGCTCTTGCCACGGCACTTGCCGCAACGGTGGGCACGGGTTCCATCGTGGGCGTTGCCACGGCCATTCTGGCGGGCGGCCCGGGTGCCGTGTTCTGGATGTGGATCACGGGCGTCTTCGGCATGGCAACCAAGTACACGGAAGTCTACGCGGCCGTGAAGTACCGCGTGAAGGATTCCCGTGGGGAAATGCTTGGCGGTGCCATGTATGCCTGGGAGCGCGCGTTCAAGCGCCCCGACGGCACCACGCCTCGCTGGGCGCATGCGGGCGCCGTTTTGTTCTGCCTGTTCGCCATTGTCGCTACGCTGGGCACGGGTAGTGCCGTGCAGTCTGCGGCTATGACGGGCATCATCGAGTCGAGCTTCCCTGGCGTGCCCGCAGCGGCAATCGCCATCATCATCGCGCTGTGCGTGGCACTCGTCATCTTCGGTGGCGTGAAGTCCATCGCGCGCGTGTGCGAAAAGCTCGTTCCCATCATGGCGGTGGTGTACGTGCTGGGCTGCGCCATCATCATGATCCTGAATGCTCCGTATGTCGGTCCTGCCATTTCCACCATCTTCGAATGCGCGTTTACGCCCAAGGCTGCCTTTGGTGGTGCCGTGGGTAGCGGCATCATGGTGGCTCTGCAGTATGGCTGCGCGCGCGGCCTGTTCAGCAACGAGGCCGGCCTGGGCACCGCTCCCATCGTGGCGGCTGCTGCCGCTACGCGCAATCCCGCGCGCCAGGCTCTGGTTGCCATGACGGGCGCGTTTTGGTCTACGGTTGTCATCTGCGCTATCACGGGCATCGTGCTTACGTCCACGCTGCTCGCGAACCCTGGAATCATCGATGGCGGCACCATTACGGAAGGTGCGGCCCTGGCAAGTGCCGCGTTCAGCAGCATTCCGTACGTGGGAACGCCCATTCTGGTGCTGGGCATGGTGAGCTTTGCGTATTCCACCATCTTGGGTTGGAGCTACTACGGCAATCGCTGCGTGGTGTACCTGTTTGGCCAGAAGGGCACGCGTCCCTACCAGGTTATCTACGTATTGGTTGGCATTGCTGGCGCCCTGGGCGTGGGCGATGTGGTTTGGACGATCAGCGACATCGGCAACGCGCTCATGGTCATTCCCAACATCATCATCGTGCTGGCCCTGTCGGGCGTCATCGCACGTGATACGAAGCATTATGTCTACGACGGCCACCTCGACGAGGCCGAAGACGTGGAAATCCGAGGCTTCGGTAGTTTGTGTGACAAGGGGCTAGCCTAGGCAGCAACGCTCTTCGCTCCCTTCACGCCCTTCTTCCTCGCCTTCACCGGGCGACCCGGGAGCTGGGGCTGGCAGTCGCCGCACCTGAGCATGAGCAGGGCCACGAGGTTGTCGGTGTTGCGGAAGCCGTAGCCCATCCTCACCGTCACCTTGATCTTGTTGTTGATGGCCTCTACGCGCCCGTTGCTGATGCCGAGCTCGACTGCGGCGATGATGTCGTCGCGCCGGCGGCGCACCTTCTTCTCCACGGCGACGACCTTGGCGATCTTGCAGTAGGCGGCCCTGTGCATCCAGTCGTCGAGCAGCTCGGCGGCCTCGGAGCCGTCGGCTGCCCGGAAGACGGCCCGCAGGTCCTCCTTGAGCTCCCAGGCCCTGACCAGCCGCGAGCCGGCCCTCTTCTTGAGCGCCTCGAGCCTCGCCCTCTGGCCGTCGGTGAGGTCCTCGGGGTTCTTCACGAGCGCGTAGCGGCTGCCCTTGATGGAGGCCGCCTCCTCCTCGAGCGCCCTGACCTCCTCGGGCGGCAGCTCGCCTTTGGCAGGCCTGCCGCGCTTGCCCTCGGGCCTGGGCCTGGCGGCCCTGGCGGCGGCCCTGGCGGCGTTCCACTCCTCGCAGCGCACGGCGTCGAGCGCGTCGTTCATCCACTGGACCACGTGGAAGGGGTCCATGACCCACCTCGCGTTGGGGCAGCGGCGCTTGACCAGCTGCCTTATCCACCTCGCGCCGTCGGCGGTCACCACCTCTATGGCGCGCCTCTGCTCGCGCGTGAGCTCGTCGAGGAACAGGTTGAGCACGTCCTTGCCGGTGCCCTCGTGCGCCCAGATGAGGCAGCCGCGGTCGTGGTCGACGACCACCGTGACGTACTTGTGGCCCTTCTTGTACGACGTCTCGTCGATGCCGATGCGGCGCACGCCGTCGAACCTCGAGGCGCCGCGCGCGGCCTCCAGCTCGGCGTAGACGCGCCTGCACACGCCGCCCACGCTGTGCCACTCGACGCGGGCGAGCTCGGAGACCGCCGAGGCGGTGCAGCGGACCGCCAGCCACGCCACCCAGTCCTCGAAGTCACGCGTGAAGCGCGCCCCGTGCCGCGCCCAGGGGACGGCCTCGGTGCGCACGCCGTGCTCCGGGCAGCGCACCCTGCAGGGCGCGTACTCCAGGTAGCAGGCCGAGCGCGCCAGGTCCATCGCCCTCCACAGCCTGGGGGCCCCGCGGTTCGCCATGTCGTAGAAGTCGCAGGCCCTGCCGCATACGGGGCAGCGGCGCTGCTCGCGCTTGTAGGGCCGGACGCTCACGACGATGCGCTCGGCCTCGATGCGCGCGCCCAGGACGACCGTGCGGGCCAGACCGAGGGCGAGAAGTAGTAGACTCTTCATGCGTCACACCTCTTCGGTTGTCTGAATTTGGCTTAGCAATCATAGGCGGATGACGCGGAAACGGCCCCTCCCGGGGCCGTTTCAGTTCCAGATCGTTGTTTTCGCCCGCTGAGCTGGGCCTATGCCGGAATCTCTCCCACAGAAACCACCGAAGAGCCGGAAATCCCCGTGGTGAGTGCGCGCTAGGGCGTACGGATGCCCGCGGGGCTCAAGTAAACGATACGAGGCGGCTCATGCGGGCCGCCTCGTTGCTTTTCTGGGAACTTACCTGGTCTTGTACGAATGCGCCAGGTCGATGAGCTCCTGCTTCTTATGGATGCCCAGCTTCGTGTACAGGCGCTTCATGTGCGTACGCACGGTGTTTTCCGAAATGTAGAGCTGCTCGGAGATGCTGGGCACCGTGTTGCCTTGGCATACGAGCTTGACCACCTCGGCCTCGCGATTCGACAGGCCGAAATCGCGTTGCAGCAGTTTGGCCTGCTTGTCGATTCGGTCGCGCCAGCCGTTGCTCGTGGTGCTCGGCTGCGAGAAATCGGAAAGGTCGCCCGCGGGCTCCACTTTCGCCTGCTCCATGGGAGGGGTGGCCTCTATTTCCTGCGCGGCATCCTGGTTGGCGGTCTGCGGTGCTGACAGGCGGGGTGCGCGTGGCGTGATGAGCTCGATATGGTCGTCGCTGAACATATCGGCCTGTTCCTTCTTGAAGTCGATGGTGCTCACGAAGAACATGAGCGCCAGCAGGTAGATGGTGACCACGGTGGTGAAGATGATGGGGTCCGTTCCGGAAAGGGCCATCTGGTCGCCCGCGCTGCCGATGAGGAAGCCCATATCGTGCATGGCGTACACGATGCCTCCAATGGACCCGAAGGCGTATACGGGGTGAATGCCCTGGTCGCGTGCAAACTGAGCCGTTTGCAGCATAACGAGTAGGGTGGCGATGGCGTAGAGCGCGTACGGGCCGGCCGCCAACCATCGCATGTAGCCCTCGGGGCAGAGCGGCACGATAACGAGTGCAGTGATGACCAGGGGGAACACCACGCGATAAAGACGCGTGATGCTGAGGTTCAGGCCACGCGCACGCCAGAAATACAGCAAGACGGACGCTGCGGCCAGCATGCCCAACATGGATAGGATGTTCACGAGCGAGCCGATGCTGGGGTTGTCGATGGCAAGCGCGCGCATGATGCCCGCGCAAAATGCCAGGGCGCCAATGGCCAGCGTGGCGCGCATGGTGCCGCGGATGAGGCGAGCGTACACGCGCCTGTTTTCGCGCGGGCTGTCCATGAACATAGGCTGCGCGAAGTCAATTTCCCTGTTCTTGAGCGTGAGGGCTAGGCCGAATAGCGGAAGGAACACTACGGGGATGAGGAATGCGGTAACGGCGCGCGGAATGAGGTAGAGGGCTGCGTAGATAATGGCAGCGTATACGGCGCCGGCAATCATCGCGCGCGTGCCCTGGTCGGGTTCGGTGCTGGCGAAGTAGCGCTGCCAGAGCAAGTAGAATTCCGCTGCGCCACCGCCCAGCAGCACGCCTGCGGCAATAAGCAGCGGCAGGGCGAAGTCGTATGCGTAGATGGATGCGATGAGGCAGATCCACCCGAGGCCGTACGACGTGGAGGCCCCCGACGTGGTAAGCATGAAGATGCGTTGCACGTGCGAAACGTATACCAGGCGCGCACAGATGAGGAACATCACGAAGAACGAAACGGATTGCGCAAAGTAGAACCAGAAGAGCAATTCATGCGTTTGGTTTTCCAGGGGCAGGAACGGGAACACGCCGCCCCATACGCTTGCCGCATTGATGGCTAGGAAGAGCGCGAAGCCGAGGATGGCAACCGATGGCCGCAGAGCCTGTTCGATGCTTTTTCGCATACCCCTCCTTTCCCCCGTAGATATTGTAACCGATGGTGTGTTGCGCACGCAGTATAGCGCGACCGCTTGGGCTATGGGTACATGGGTGACGCAATCTACCTGGGCAAACGGGAAATTACCACCTTTCATGTGACACGGCGTTCCGGCGAACGGCGTAGGGTGGATTCACCGTCGCGTGTGGGAAGGGTATCTGACGCGACGCAGCAGACAAGACGAAAGAGGAGGAGAAGCATGACGGAGCAATCCATGTCCAGGCGCTCGTTCGTGAAGACGTCGGGCGCTCTCGCGGGCCTGGCTGCAGCAGGCGGAACCGCCGTTGCCTCGCAGGAGCTTTTCAGCGCCGGCGAAGCACATGCGGCCGATGCTGACACCATTGCCTGGAGCCAGTGCAACGTGAACTGCGGTGGCAACTGCATTTTCCAGTGGCACGTGCGCGATGGCAAGGTCGCTTACATGGAGACGGACAACACGGGCGACGCCGACTTCCAGGCACGCGCCTGCCTGCGTGGCCGTTCCATGCGTCGTTGGCTGAACAACGCCGACCGCCTGATGTACCCCATGAAGCGCGTGGGCAAGCGTGGCGAGGGCAAGTTCGAGCGCATTAGCTGGGACGAGGCCATTCAGACCATTGCCGATCAGCTTGAGTACACCTACAAGACGTATGGCCCCAATTCCATTTACATTATGAATGGTACGGGCACGTACTTCAGCATGTCGAAGGTTGGCCATCGCCTGCTTTCTCTTGCTGGTGGCTACGTGAGCAAGCTGTACGACTACTCTACCCATCAGCTTTCCGCGGCGATGCCCTATATGTTTGGCTTCGACGAAGAACTGGGTAGCGTATTCAGCCCCTACGACAACGTGAATGCCAGCTCCTTCACGGAGGCCGAGCAGCATTCCGACCTGATCGTGATGTTCGGCAACAGCCCCGCCGACACCCGCATGGGTGGCGCTAACGCAACGTGGGATTTCGCTCGCGCTCGCGAAGGCGTGAAGAGCCGCGGCGGCAAGGTCGTGAACATCGACTACCGCATGAACGAGAGCGCTTCGGGCCATGCCGACGAATGGCTGCCCATCCGCACCGGCACCGACGCCGCCCTGTGCGCTGCCCTCATTCACGAGTTCATCAAGGACGGCAAGGCCGACCTGAACTTCCTGCATACCTACTGCGTGGGCTTCGATGAGGAGACCATGCCCGAAAGCGCCAAGGGCAAGAACAAGTCGTTCTACGCCTACATCATGGGCGAGGGCTACGACATGGTCGAGAAGACCCCCGAGTGGGCTGCTCCCATCACCCAGATTCCCGCTAGCCGCATCCGCGAGCTCGCCAAGGACCTGGAAAGCGCCAAGGCTCCCTTCGTGTGCCAGGGCTGGGGTCCGCAGCGTCATAGCAACGGCGAGGATACGTCGCGCATGATTTCCATGGTTCCCGTGGTTCTTGGCCAGATTGGCCTGCCCGGCACCAACACGGGTCAGCGCGAAGCCGAGCCTCCCGTATATCTGGTGGGCAACATTCCCTTCAAGAACCCCAACAAGACGCAGCTTCCCGTGTACCAGTACCTGAACGCGGTCGACCACGGCAAGAAGATGACTGCGCTGAACTCCGGTATCCTGGGTGCCGACGAACTGGGCACCGACCTCAAGTTCCTGTGGAACTTCGCCGGCAACTGCCTGACCAACCAGCATGGTGACGTGAACAAGACGCACGAAATCCTTGCTGACGAGAGCAAGTGCGAGTTCATTCTGGTGTGGGATACGGTTATGACCGACTCCGCCAAGTATGCTGACATCCTGCTGCCCGACATGATGCGCTCCGAAGTGCTGAACATGCAGACGCAGGGTTATTCCGAGTACTACACGGGCGTTACCGTGGGCGGTCCTGCTCAGGAAGCTCCGGGCGAGTGCCGCAACAGCTACGACGTGTGTGCCGATATCGCCGAGAAGCTTGGCTTCCGCGACGAGTACACCGAGGGCCGCAGCTACGAGGAATGGGTCGAGTACCTGTACAACAAGGGCCGCGACGCTGCTGCCGATCCCGTCGAGGGCTATGGCATCAACATGCCCACCTGGGATCAGATCCGCAAGGACGGCGTGTTCAAGATGGAATGCGAACCGGCCATTGGCCTGGAAGACTTCCGCAACGACCCCGTTGCCAACCCGCTGGGCACTCCTTCCGGAAAGATCGAGATTTACTCCGAGACGCTGGCTACGATCGCCGAGACCTGGGAGCTGGAAGAGGATGAAGAGATTCATGCCATCCCGATGTTCTGGGCGGGCCCCGAAGGCTACGGCAGCGTGACGAGCGAGTACCCGCTGTATTGCTCGGGCTTCCACTACAAGTCCCGCACGCATTCCAGCTTTGGCTTCATCGAAGAGCTGAAGCAGGCTTGCCGTCAGCAGATGTGGATCAACCCCATCGATGCGGAATCCCGTGGCATTGCCAATGGCGATATGTGCCTGGTGAGCAGCCCCGCTGGCAAGATGCAGATCGAGGCGAAGGTTACCGAGCGCATCATCCCTGGCACCATCGGCATCCCGCAGGGCGCCTGGCATGACGCCGACATGGACGGCGACAAGATCGACAAGGGCGGCTGCGTGAACACGCTGACCACCTACCGTCCCACGCCGCTTGCCAAGGGCAACGGTCCCGCTCATTCCATCATCGCCCAAGTGGCCAAGGCCTAAGGGAGGAGGACAAGATGACTCAATACGCGTTCTATCTGGACACGACGCGCTGCACTGGTTGCAAGACCTGCGAAATGGCGTGCAAGGATTACCGCGACCTGTCCAGCGAAGTCGCCTATCGTAAGGTGTACGACTACGAGGGTGGTAACTGGGAAGACGCTGGCGATGGCACCTACACCACCACCGCGTTCATGTACCACATCTCCATGAGCTGCAACCACTGCGACAACCCTGCTTGCACGCAGGTGTGCCCCACGGGCGCTATGCACAAGGATCCCGAAACGGGTCTTGTCTCCGTGGATGAGACCAAGTGCATCGGCTGCGGCTACTGCCATATGGCCTGCCCCTACAACGCTCCCAAGGTGGATCGTTCCGTTGGCCA
This genomic stretch from Denitrobacterium detoxificans harbors:
- a CDS encoding ECF transporter S component translates to MPTMQNTNRWETKELVIMALMCAISVILSFIEFPIIPGITWLKFDASAMPAMVSGFAYGPVAGIVVGIVSALIHAMIMGDWVGGLMNVIVIIAMVGPSAAIYARKHTFAGAVIGLLVGIVCMTAAAIVSNLIIDPFYLGMPLEAVAGLILPALLPFNIAKSVINSVLTLVVYKSISNLITPKKSQVKGR
- a CDS encoding energy-coupling factor transporter transmembrane component T family protein, giving the protein MNRALFGKYWSGESPLHRMDSRAKLTFVVLVMVAIFCASSYAALGLCAAFLLACILIARIPLPQAVRSIGPLFFIVIITALLNVFFVQGGTVYVTAGPLQISQAGIHNAVFLGIRLTLLLIDASLLTLTTTTLDLTDGIEAVLAPLRRIGFPAHEFSMIMGIALRFVPQFVTELHTIRAAQLSRGAKLATSPLRGGISSLTSLMIPLFTSAFRHAETLSAAMDARCYHGAEGRTKLKPLAFTSVDARGAIAVACLVVAVIAMRVAGL
- a CDS encoding helix-turn-helix domain-containing protein, whose amino-acid sequence is MRKSIEQALRPSVAILGFALFLAINAASVWGGVFPFLPLENQTHELLFWFYFAQSVSFFVMFLICARLVYVSHVQRIFMLTTSGASTSYGLGWICLIASIYAYDFALPLLIAAGVLLGGGAAEFYLLWQRYFASTEPDQGTRAMIAGAVYAAIIYAALYLIPRAVTAFLIPVVFLPLFGLALTLKNREIDFAQPMFMDSPRENRRVYARLIRGTMRATLAIGALAFCAGIMRALAIDNPSIGSLVNILSMLGMLAAASVLLYFWRARGLNLSITRLYRVVFPLVITALVIVPLCPEGYMRWLAAGPYALYAIATLLVMLQTAQFARDQGIHPVYAFGSIGGIVYAMHDMGFLIGSAGDQMALSGTDPIIFTTVVTIYLLALMFFVSTIDFKKEQADMFSDDHIELITPRAPRLSAPQTANQDAAQEIEATPPMEQAKVEPAGDLSDFSQPSTTSNGWRDRIDKQAKLLQRDFGLSNREAEVVKLVCQGNTVPSISEQLYISENTVRTHMKRLYTKLGIHKKQELIDLAHSYKTR
- a CDS encoding ISL3 family transposase — protein: MKSLLLLALGLARTVVLGARIEAERIVVSVRPYKREQRRCPVCGRACDFYDMANRGAPRLWRAMDLARSACYLEYAPCRVRCPEHGVRTEAVPWARHGARFTRDFEDWVAWLAVRCTASAVSELARVEWHSVGGVCRRVYAELEAARGASRFDGVRRIGIDETSYKKGHKYVTVVVDHDRGCLIWAHEGTGKDVLNLFLDELTREQRRAIEVVTADGARWIRQLVKRRCPNARWVMDPFHVVQWMNDALDAVRCEEWNAARAAARAARPRPEGKRGRPAKGELPPEEVRALEEEAASIKGSRYALVKNPEDLTDGQRARLEALKKRAGSRLVRAWELKEDLRAVFRAADGSEAAELLDDWMHRAAYCKIAKVVAVEKKVRRRRDDIIAAVELGISNGRVEAINNKIKVTVRMGYGFRNTDNLVALLMLRCGDCQPQLPGRPVKARKKGVKGAKSVAA
- a CDS encoding alanine/glycine:cation symporter family protein; this translates as MDIIAILNQIDAFVWGPVMICLLLGSHLFLSFRTGFIQRKLPTAIRLSVAQDEDAEGDVSQFGALATALAATVGTGSIVGVATAILAGGPGAVFWMWITGVFGMATKYTEVYAAVKYRVKDSRGEMLGGAMYAWERAFKRPDGTTPRWAHAGAVLFCLFAIVATLGTGSAVQSAAMTGIIESSFPGVPAAAIAIIIALCVALVIFGGVKSIARVCEKLVPIMAVVYVLGCAIIMILNAPYVGPAISTIFECAFTPKAAFGGAVGSGIMVALQYGCARGLFSNEAGLGTAPIVAAAAATRNPARQALVAMTGAFWSTVVICAITGIVLTSTLLANPGIIDGGTITEGAALASAAFSSIPYVGTPILVLGMVSFAYSTILGWSYYGNRCVVYLFGQKGTRPYQVIYVLVGIAGALGVGDVVWTISDIGNALMVIPNIIIVLALSGVIARDTKHYVYDGHLDEAEDVEIRGFGSLCDKGLA
- a CDS encoding energy-coupling factor transporter ATPase; translated protein: MIEFQNVSYTYRTAEGKRARKKRNEPAEVPADWGNAPSAYWALHNVSFTLNDGEFFGIAGHTGSGKSTLIQHMNGLLQPSRGYVLVDGVDISEKNAATKARSHVGVVFQYPEHQLFAATVFEDVAFGPRNMGLSGEEVERRYAEAMKLVELDPEQLRDISPFELSGGQQRRVAFAGVLAMQPKTLILDEPVAGLDPHAREEFLAFIQRLHHNEGLTVVMVSHDMDDLARFCDRILILNRGEEFALGTPDEVFADAEACKGIGLGVPAAQHLANTLASEGVALPAHNGLYTAAELADAIASLYEAAHE
- a CDS encoding DUF1292 domain-containing protein codes for the protein MRTGSAPNFAPPEQEGTVFTFEDEKGEQVNLEFLGLILMNEARYGFFFPVTEDEPALSSGEILVMEVTELDEEGQPLAFELVTEEDTAIAAYNEFKIAAKDLYDFE
- a CDS encoding energy-coupling factor transporter ATPase, with product MATSQSCPIVDFQEATFTYDGERLVLNGIDLAIQEGEFIAILGGNGSGKSTLAKHVNALLAPDSGSVHVLGRATSDAQETYFIRSKAGMVFQNPDDQLVASLIEDDVAFGPENLGIPNPELRERVTQALERVGLQGFELRETTALSGGQKQRVAIAGVLAMQPRILILDEASAMLDPRGRAGLLRVAHELNDEGMTVIMITHFMEEAAQADRVFVMEAGTVALSGTPSQVFSQIDKLAHLHLDTPFAAHMSLLLQKRGVPVPVCMSEEELAREVRALLAGEGGQA